The following coding sequences lie in one Cyanobacterium sp. Dongsha4 genomic window:
- a CDS encoding type II and III secretion system protein, whose protein sequence is MTTSFTTSDEFEPQDEGFGAEADYPSAFGITFTPKVSGIAIGVGGFLIAGYLFFSQVMPVLGELSELNKQKQEKQDQLNQLSSNQLEQILARKQGELEEAKDLKEDVLQFFAQTQNLETLLLDVNNFANLSNIKMNSYVPTGDKEKVADDSFGTLAANNLQVQTYNLDIEGGFSQLQFFLQDLERLQPLLVVQNLNTSILEPPIYLLENNSLSVVQEPTLKTTLTLKAVFPDLQPAAETPPPEGEQPTEGQ, encoded by the coding sequence ATGACAACATCTTTTACTACCTCTGACGAATTCGAACCCCAAGACGAGGGTTTTGGTGCAGAAGCCGACTATCCCAGTGCCTTTGGTATTACTTTTACTCCAAAAGTTTCGGGTATAGCCATCGGTGTTGGGGGGTTTTTGATTGCTGGTTATTTATTTTTTTCTCAGGTAATGCCAGTGTTGGGAGAATTGTCAGAATTGAACAAACAAAAGCAAGAGAAACAGGATCAGTTAAATCAGCTGAGTTCCAATCAACTAGAGCAAATTCTTGCCAGAAAACAAGGGGAGTTGGAAGAAGCAAAAGATTTGAAAGAGGATGTATTGCAGTTTTTTGCTCAAACTCAAAACTTAGAAACTCTACTGCTAGACGTTAATAATTTTGCCAACTTGAGTAATATCAAAATGAATAGCTATGTACCCACTGGAGATAAAGAAAAAGTAGCAGATGACTCTTTTGGCACTTTAGCGGCGAATAATTTACAGGTGCAAACCTATAACCTCGACATTGAAGGGGGTTTTTCTCAATTACAGTTCTTTTTGCAGGATTTAGAAAGATTACAACCTCTTTTAGTGGTGCAAAATTTGAATACAAGCATTTTAGAGCCACCCATTTACCTGCTGGAAAATAATAGTCTATCTGTTGTTCAAGAACCAACTCTGAAAACAACTCTGACTCTTAAAGCTGTTTTTCCTGATTTGCAACCTGCCGCAGAAACCCCACCACCTGAAGGGGAACAACCAACAGAAGGTCAATAA
- the pilM gene encoding type IV pilus assembly protein PilM, which produces MLSFLDNFMGGKTNGVGIEISPDKVTLAQIAKKGQQYKLLKYYSLEVPEEIFEEGQIVDSPALAELIDQLVKEAKVKPKQIATAVPMKDAVMRIIPIPAELNDQELRDMVLNHEAALYLPYPRDEVDIDYQKLGYFVDEDGIEKVQVLLVATRREVTDLYLETFQQAGLKVSVLEINSFALIRTIKEQLKQFSSSEAVVLVDIEFDTTEIAIICEGVPQFTRTIPIGTYQMQTALAQAMNLPTSKNTELLQEITIPNNPEQTTSASTTSSQTWINPGMDSLLRVLGELVDELRRSINFYLNQSGDVEVVQMLLSGPGAGLAQIDEFFTKKLSLPTMQVDPISALSLSLKEDLSPMQRAGLGTVLGLGMRMS; this is translated from the coding sequence ATGTTAAGTTTTTTAGACAACTTCATGGGGGGGAAAACCAACGGTGTCGGTATTGAAATCAGTCCCGATAAAGTTACCCTTGCTCAAATTGCTAAAAAAGGTCAACAATACAAACTACTCAAGTACTATTCTTTAGAAGTGCCAGAAGAAATATTTGAGGAAGGACAAATAGTTGATTCTCCCGCATTAGCTGAATTGATTGATCAACTGGTTAAAGAGGCAAAGGTCAAACCAAAACAAATTGCTACTGCCGTACCCATGAAAGATGCAGTTATGCGTATTATACCAATTCCTGCCGAATTAAATGATCAGGAATTAAGAGACATGGTACTTAACCATGAAGCCGCTTTATATCTACCTTATCCTAGAGACGAAGTGGATATAGATTATCAAAAATTAGGCTACTTTGTGGATGAGGATGGCATAGAAAAAGTACAGGTTTTGTTAGTTGCCACTAGAAGAGAAGTAACTGATTTATACCTAGAAACATTCCAACAGGCAGGATTGAAAGTAAGTGTTCTGGAAATCAATAGTTTTGCTTTAATTAGAACTATAAAAGAGCAACTCAAACAATTTTCTTCCAGCGAAGCGGTGGTTTTAGTGGATATTGAGTTTGATACTACTGAAATTGCCATTATCTGTGAAGGTGTACCCCAATTCACCCGTACAATCCCCATTGGCACATATCAAATGCAAACAGCTTTGGCTCAAGCAATGAATTTGCCCACCTCCAAAAACACAGAACTATTACAGGAAATCACTATTCCCAATAATCCAGAACAAACCACCAGCGCTAGTACCACTAGCAGTCAAACTTGGATAAACCCCGGCATGGACTCTTTATTAAGGGTTTTAGGTGAATTAGTGGATGAGTTGCGTCGCTCTATTAATTTCTATCTCAATCAGAGTGGAGATGTGGAAGTGGTGCAAATGCTTTTGTCTGGCCCAGGAGCAGGTTTAGCACAAATTGACGAGTTTTTCACCAAAAAATTGAGTTTACCAACGATGCAAGTTGACCCTATTTCAGCTTTATCTCTAAGTTTGAAAGAGGATTTATCCCCAATGCAAAGGGCAGGATTAGGTACTGTACTTGGTTTAGGAATGAGGATGAGCTAG
- a CDS encoding type II and III secretion system protein — MNKFLFNQVKVVSGTTAFILLWQSFAIANPRLNKTLKIKKSPEWIAQLSTQNQDVLIPNPIVEIDGKPVDSTQPTIPAPQFLPRAVAPPVGDMSVSNVRNAIPTINLGTSALIPRLVLRDAPATEVLALLTRAAGLNIIFTDQSGTEGSGATVSLDLENEPIQDVFNSVLLISGLKANRQGNTVFVGNKLPPTVKNTITRSIRLNQYSAIGAASFLNSQGAQGNIVELKEEEKDGRVTQTFEVKPLESEEKDSEYLVLKGLTVHADPIHDTITLVGEPYLVQTATSFLTQLDVRRRQVAVNVKVVDIQLDQVDSFGSSFSFGIDNTGVVQDGGVGVINFGTNNQNVDSESWRTSGLGLGIPGYADNELVDPFNNEIVITEEFSSNLSDSLQDTVERSLANVLDQESASNLTDTLSRNFTDTINRSLSQFGNTTNFTRDQVETLTRNLQQELINTTGRTLSESQLSALTQDVVRDITNNVGRTVTRTLQGIPLGSPNSGQISPFGVNYDATQPANPATVRPGRNFNVPQAFLAQIRANVTSGNAKILTDPTLVVQEGQVGAVKLVENVVTSVNTSIDQLSGVRTTTPVIEPAGLTLSVVVDKIDDNGFITLQVEPNISAPGTPQIFRSGVGADNVITPLVERTVSSGKIRLRDGQTLILSGIIQDGERTTISKVPILGDLPIIGSLFRSTVKDKARSEVVVILTPQILDDSEGYSGFGYNYTPSRETGKYLRERGLNIPTTPY; from the coding sequence ATGAATAAATTTCTTTTTAATCAAGTTAAAGTTGTTAGTGGTACAACCGCCTTCATTCTTCTTTGGCAATCTTTTGCCATTGCAAATCCTCGTTTAAATAAAACCTTAAAAATAAAAAAATCCCCTGAATGGATTGCCCAATTATCCACTCAAAATCAAGATGTATTAATCCCAAATCCCATTGTTGAGATTGACGGAAAACCAGTAGATTCAACCCAACCAACTATTCCTGCACCTCAGTTTTTACCCAGAGCAGTTGCTCCTCCAGTTGGTGATATGTCCGTTTCTAATGTACGCAATGCCATACCAACTATTAACTTAGGTACATCGGCTTTAATTCCCCGCTTGGTGTTACGAGATGCTCCCGCCACAGAAGTTTTAGCTTTATTAACTCGTGCCGCAGGGTTAAATATTATATTTACGGATCAAAGTGGTACAGAAGGAAGTGGGGCGACAGTGTCCTTAGATTTAGAAAATGAACCGATACAAGATGTTTTTAATAGTGTTTTATTAATTTCTGGGTTAAAAGCTAATCGTCAGGGTAATACTGTTTTTGTTGGCAATAAGCTCCCTCCCACCGTTAAAAATACTATTACTCGAAGTATTCGACTTAATCAATATAGCGCGATCGGAGCTGCCAGTTTTTTGAACAGTCAGGGTGCTCAAGGAAATATTGTCGAGCTTAAGGAAGAAGAAAAAGACGGCAGAGTTACTCAAACTTTTGAAGTGAAGCCTTTAGAAAGTGAAGAAAAAGATAGTGAGTATTTAGTTTTAAAAGGTTTAACAGTTCATGCTGATCCCATTCACGATACAATTACCCTCGTGGGAGAACCCTATTTAGTACAAACTGCAACATCTTTTCTTACTCAACTAGATGTACGTCGTCGTCAAGTAGCGGTCAACGTTAAAGTTGTTGATATACAATTAGACCAAGTTGATAGTTTCGGCTCTAGCTTCTCTTTTGGAATCGATAACACAGGTGTTGTTCAGGATGGAGGAGTTGGTGTCATTAACTTTGGCACAAATAATCAAAATGTTGATTCTGAAAGTTGGAGAACTAGTGGTCTAGGTCTAGGGATACCTGGCTATGCCGATAATGAACTTGTAGACCCGTTTAATAACGAAATAGTGATTACAGAAGAGTTTTCTAGTAATCTTTCTGATAGCTTACAAGACACTGTAGAACGTTCATTGGCAAATGTTTTGGATCAGGAGAGTGCATCTAACTTAACAGATACTCTTTCCCGTAATTTTACGGATACTATTAATCGTAGTCTGAGTCAATTTGGTAACACCACTAATTTCACCAGAGACCAAGTAGAAACTTTGACAAGGAATCTTCAACAAGAATTAATTAACACAACTGGCAGAACTTTGAGTGAATCACAATTGAGTGCATTAACTCAGGATGTTGTAAGAGATATAACCAATAATGTTGGTCGTACAGTAACGAGAACCTTACAAGGGATTCCCCTTGGTTCTCCTAATTCAGGTCAGATTTCTCCTTTTGGAGTTAACTATGATGCTACTCAACCGGCTAATCCTGCCACCGTAAGACCTGGTAGAAACTTTAATGTACCTCAAGCATTTTTGGCTCAAATTCGGGCGAATGTGACTTCGGGAAATGCCAAGATTCTGACAGATCCAACTCTGGTGGTACAAGAAGGGCAAGTTGGGGCTGTTAAATTAGTTGAAAACGTAGTTACCAGCGTCAATACTTCTATTGATCAGTTAAGTGGTGTCAGAACCACAACACCTGTTATCGAACCAGCCGGGCTAACTTTATCAGTAGTAGTAGATAAAATTGATGATAATGGCTTTATCACGTTACAAGTTGAACCCAATATCAGTGCGCCTGGAACTCCTCAAATATTTAGAAGTGGAGTTGGTGCAGATAACGTGATTACTCCTTTAGTTGAAAGAACTGTATCTTCTGGTAAGATTCGTTTACGGGATGGACAGACTTTAATTTTATCGGGAATTATTCAAGATGGCGAAAGAACAACTATTTCTAAAGTTCCCATTTTAGGAGATTTACCAATTATCGGTAGTTTATTCCGTTCTACTGTTAAGGATAAAGCTCGTTCAGAGGTTGTGGTAATTTTGACTCCTCAAATTCTTGATGATTCTGAGGGTTATAGTGGTTTCGGCTATAATTACACTCCATCCCGTGAAACTGGTAAGTATTTACGAGAAAGAGGTTTAAATATTCCTACAACTCCCTATTAA
- a CDS encoding PilN domain-containing protein, whose translation MYNIDINFLKDRKLDSTGGTTAFQKKPATPLSERVPIFIGTGVGVAFIAAVGGALVLLNGQKSSTNNTIAELDAEIQRLQGQNQQVQQIQTEIDNVNRETGILASVFNYIKPWSAMLAEIAYVTPPSVQINSITQNDTKTLTINGYAQSYDDVNDFLLTLKNSPFLNGENTRLTTSSLTDNPSTVIFDRAQLNPQTQGGAGGGASPTPGGANTGIQLELPQVILYTVTTEISDLSSEQLLNLLNRRGAIGLVSRLSNLQRKGVLQLEAIAEETQEQSEEQKGEAQQ comes from the coding sequence ATGTACAACATTGATATTAATTTTTTAAAAGATAGAAAGCTAGATTCAACAGGAGGTACTACAGCCTTCCAGAAAAAACCCGCTACTCCTTTAAGTGAGAGAGTACCTATTTTCATTGGTACAGGGGTTGGAGTGGCTTTTATTGCGGCGGTGGGGGGAGCTTTAGTTCTTCTCAATGGGCAGAAATCAAGTACAAATAATACTATTGCGGAACTAGATGCGGAAATTCAACGGTTACAGGGTCAAAATCAACAAGTACAGCAAATTCAAACAGAAATTGATAATGTGAACCGAGAAACTGGCATTCTGGCTAGTGTTTTCAATTATATTAAGCCTTGGTCGGCAATGTTAGCAGAAATAGCCTATGTTACCCCTCCAAGTGTTCAAATTAATTCTATTACTCAAAATGACACAAAAACTTTAACCATTAATGGTTATGCTCAATCTTACGATGATGTTAATGACTTTCTATTAACTTTAAAAAACTCTCCTTTTCTCAATGGAGAAAATACCAGACTGACTACTAGCAGTTTGACTGATAATCCTAGCACAGTGATTTTCGATCGCGCCCAGTTAAATCCTCAAACACAGGGAGGGGCAGGAGGGGGAGCAAGTCCTACTCCGGGGGGAGCAAATACGGGGATTCAATTAGAGTTACCTCAAGTAATTCTCTATACTGTTACTACAGAAATTAGTGATTTGTCCTCAGAACAACTATTAAATTTATTGAATAGACGAGGTGCGATCGGCTTAGTGTCAAGGCTAAGTAACCTGCAAAGAAAAGGAGTTTTACAACTAGAAGCCATTGCAGAAGAAACCCAAGAACAATCAGAAGAACAAAAAGGAGAAGCTCAACAATGA
- a CDS encoding sugar ABC transporter substrate-binding protein — protein MFLSLFGSRLQSLFVYLSWFIAGLLLTFLVSCTTSGSNSAESIEFWTMQLQPQFTNYFQELNSSFEQDNPPSKVDWIDVPWNAMESKILTAVSAKTAPDVVNLNPDFASQLASRNAWLNLDTQIPSEVKDKYLGKIWDGNSINLCNAENQCEKIIFGIPWYLTTTITVYNEDLLNQAGVSQPPKTFADLAVVAQQVKEKTGKYAFFVPLVANDSNEVLQSFVQMGVSLLDENGKAAFNTPEGLKVFQYWVDLYQRDLLPPEILTQGHRHAIELYQAGELALLGTGAEFLKTIATNAPTIYEKSNVTSQITGDTGKKNVAVMNLVIPKDTDKSEEALKYALFVTNGENQLKFTQQANVLPSHKDAIASYISSLEKENSNDILIQGRKISAQQLEEAEVLIPPVKNIGQLKKIIYDSIQQAMLGEKTVEQAIKDAANQWDNSTQS, from the coding sequence ATGTTTTTGAGTTTATTTGGCTCTCGTTTACAATCTCTTTTTGTTTATTTATCTTGGTTTATTGCAGGATTATTGTTAACTTTTCTCGTCAGTTGTACCACTTCGGGGTCAAATTCAGCAGAAAGTATTGAGTTTTGGACAATGCAATTACAACCTCAATTTACTAATTATTTTCAGGAATTAAATAGTAGTTTTGAGCAAGATAATCCTCCTAGTAAGGTAGATTGGATTGATGTGCCATGGAATGCGATGGAAAGTAAGATTTTAACTGCGGTGTCTGCCAAAACTGCTCCAGATGTAGTTAATTTGAATCCTGATTTTGCTTCTCAGTTAGCTAGTCGTAATGCTTGGTTAAATTTGGATACGCAAATTCCTTCGGAAGTGAAAGACAAATACTTAGGGAAAATTTGGGATGGGAATAGTATCAATTTATGTAATGCAGAAAATCAGTGCGAAAAAATTATTTTTGGCATTCCTTGGTATTTAACCACCACGATTACGGTTTATAATGAGGATTTATTAAATCAAGCAGGAGTAAGTCAACCGCCAAAAACTTTTGCGGATTTAGCGGTTGTTGCTCAACAGGTAAAGGAGAAAACGGGAAAATATGCTTTCTTTGTGCCTTTGGTTGCCAATGATTCTAACGAGGTTTTACAGTCTTTTGTACAAATGGGTGTAAGTTTGTTGGATGAAAATGGAAAAGCCGCTTTTAATACTCCTGAAGGTTTAAAAGTATTTCAGTATTGGGTAGATTTATATCAGAGAGATTTATTACCTCCTGAAATTTTAACTCAAGGACATCGTCATGCGATCGAACTTTATCAAGCTGGGGAGTTAGCTTTATTAGGCACAGGGGCAGAATTTCTGAAAACTATCGCTACGAATGCACCAACTATCTACGAAAAATCTAATGTTACTTCTCAAATTACGGGAGATACGGGAAAGAAAAATGTGGCGGTGATGAATTTAGTCATTCCCAAGGATACGGATAAATCTGAGGAAGCCTTGAAATATGCTTTGTTTGTCACTAATGGTGAGAATCAGCTAAAGTTTACTCAACAGGCTAATGTTTTACCTTCCCATAAAGATGCGATCGCATCTTACATTAGTAGCTTAGAAAAAGAGAATAGTAACGATATTCTTATACAAGGTAGAAAAATAAGTGCTCAACAATTAGAAGAAGCAGAGGTGTTAATTCCTCCAGTGAAAAATATAGGGCAATTGAAGAAAATTATTTATGATAGTATTCAACAGGCAATGTTAGGGGAAAAAACTGTTGAACAAGCCATTAAGGATGCCGCTAATCAGTGGGATAATTCGACTCAGAGTTAA
- the nrtS gene encoding nitrate/nitrite transporter NrtS — MNSNLRDYLQSLLNPKYSQSALKVALFVGTMLFIINHGSALIQGKMTQQRWISGVLTYFIPYSVNIHGQWSSNRLKSSRSN; from the coding sequence ATGAATAGTAATCTTCGGGATTATTTGCAGAGTTTATTGAATCCTAAATATAGTCAATCAGCGTTAAAAGTTGCTTTGTTTGTTGGTACTATGTTGTTTATAATTAATCATGGAAGTGCCTTAATTCAAGGAAAAATGACACAACAAAGATGGATTTCAGGAGTGTTGACTTATTTTATTCCCTATAGCGTCAATATTCATGGGCAATGGAGTAGTAATCGTTTAAAATCTTCTCGATCAAATTAA
- a CDS encoding FKBP-type peptidyl-prolyl cis-trans isomerase: MKPIIISLSVVIVCGLFLVGSFFLNQGKTRAIAEEMSQTNATLTQDVSKIASASQLQSTGNMDIDLSKAETTSTGLMYIEQETGNGETPTRGKKVVVHYTGYLAEEGFTRGKKFDSSRDRNQPFTFTIGVGQVIKGWDEGVAKMSVGTKSTLIIPPDLGYGARGAGGVIPPNATLIFDVELLDIK, from the coding sequence ATGAAGCCAATTATTATCAGTTTAAGTGTTGTTATTGTTTGTGGTTTATTTTTAGTTGGTTCTTTTTTTCTTAATCAGGGAAAAACAAGGGCGATTGCTGAAGAAATGAGCCAAACTAATGCTACACTCACACAGGATGTATCAAAGATTGCATCTGCTAGTCAACTTCAATCAACAGGAAATATGGATATAGATTTATCAAAGGCAGAAACTACTTCTACTGGTTTAATGTATATTGAGCAAGAGACAGGAAATGGTGAAACACCTACTAGAGGGAAGAAAGTTGTAGTTCACTATACGGGTTATCTAGCGGAAGAAGGATTTACAAGAGGTAAAAAGTTTGATAGTTCGCGCGATCGCAATCAGCCTTTTACGTTTACCATAGGAGTAGGGCAGGTAATCAAAGGTTGGGATGAGGGAGTAGCGAAAATGAGCGTCGGCACAAAAAGCACTTTAATTATTCCTCCTGATTTGGGCTATGGTGCAAGAGGTGCAGGTGGTGTTATTCCTCCCAATGCTACTCTTATTTTTGACGTAGAATTATTAGATATTAAGTAG
- a CDS encoding DUF3146 family protein codes for MALPETIVEVKITSQSWSKGEIKGEVNAGSYQWHFKWHFPAGKLSITPTLGRSLIKEPLCRFLESHDYQLEAGGDYQFCLRAKL; via the coding sequence ATGGCTTTACCAGAAACCATTGTTGAGGTGAAAATTACGAGTCAATCTTGGAGTAAAGGAGAAATAAAAGGAGAAGTTAATGCGGGTAGCTACCAATGGCATTTTAAGTGGCACTTTCCCGCAGGAAAATTATCGATCACTCCCACATTGGGACGTAGCTTAATAAAAGAACCCCTCTGCCGTTTTTTAGAAAGCCATGACTACCAACTAGAAGCAGGGGGGGATTATCAATTTTGTTTACGAGCAAAACTTTGA
- a CDS encoding class I SAM-dependent methyltransferase — protein MSSEAKKQTINDLIEKHLSNNQPSAWFEELYASANSNPSHIPWAKLEANSHLREWLKTYQGIKKNKQLTAVVVGCGLGDDAQLLQETGFQVTAFDVSPTAINWCRQRFPNTKVNYVCEDIFHLPTIWEKQFDFVWECRTIQALPLEVRENAINAVVSLVKVTGTLLMFTHYHTGKKPPSGPPWALSENDLDYFIRLGLKENKRSIDFLHEGKTDTLLLEYSF, from the coding sequence GTGTCATCAGAAGCAAAAAAACAAACTATAAATGATTTAATCGAGAAACACTTAAGTAATAATCAACCATCGGCATGGTTTGAAGAATTATATGCCTCTGCCAATAGTAACCCTTCTCACATACCTTGGGCAAAGTTAGAGGCTAATTCCCATCTTCGAGAATGGTTAAAAACCTATCAGGGAATAAAGAAAAATAAACAATTAACGGCTGTTGTTGTCGGTTGCGGTTTGGGGGATGATGCACAATTACTTCAGGAAACAGGTTTTCAGGTAACGGCTTTTGATGTATCTCCTACTGCGATTAATTGGTGTCGTCAACGCTTCCCTAACACAAAAGTTAATTATGTTTGTGAGGATATTTTTCATTTACCAACCATATGGGAAAAACAGTTTGATTTTGTTTGGGAATGTCGCACTATCCAAGCCTTACCTTTAGAGGTGAGAGAAAATGCAATTAATGCGGTTGTCTCTCTGGTAAAAGTGACAGGTACACTATTAATGTTCACCCATTATCATACTGGAAAAAAACCGCCTTCTGGTCCTCCTTGGGCTTTGTCTGAGAATGATTTAGATTATTTTATTCGTTTAGGCTTAAAGGAAAATAAACGCTCCATTGATTTTTTACATGAGGGTAAAACTGATACTTTATTATTAGAATATAGTTTTTGA
- a CDS encoding pentapeptide repeat-containing protein: MNKTILLTSTLLMSLIATLPSQAENIEHLNQLLQTKQCENCDLADAGLVMINLQGANLRGANLVGANLSRADLTGADLRGANLTNASFFGANLSGANLSGANAYNTDFRNSYVQGVIIEGLDLSMAHIQGTVGIPATAASAEQFYVWGLSEDKDGNYKAAADYYSQAINLNPELAQAYLGRAVIKSRYGQVSAAIKDAETAQGLFETQNNSEGYLLSSRFVQLVKARAEAEEKDGNQGSPQFVQIVNSIAPMVLKLFLP; encoded by the coding sequence ATGAATAAAACTATTTTATTGACTTCCACTTTATTAATGAGCTTGATAGCAACTCTCCCCAGTCAAGCCGAAAATATTGAACATCTCAATCAATTACTGCAAACTAAGCAGTGTGAAAATTGTGATTTAGCCGATGCTGGTTTAGTAATGATTAATTTGCAAGGAGCTAACTTAAGAGGTGCAAATCTAGTCGGTGCAAACTTATCTCGTGCTGATTTAACTGGAGCAGACTTACGGGGAGCAAATTTAACGAATGCTTCTTTTTTTGGTGCAAATCTCTCTGGGGCAAATTTATCGGGAGCTAATGCCTATAATACCGACTTTAGAAACAGTTATGTGCAGGGGGTTATTATTGAGGGCTTAGACCTCAGTATGGCTCACATACAAGGCACTGTAGGTATTCCTGCCACTGCGGCTAGTGCAGAGCAATTTTATGTGTGGGGATTATCTGAAGATAAAGATGGTAATTATAAAGCGGCCGCTGATTATTACTCCCAAGCAATTAATCTTAATCCAGAACTAGCTCAGGCTTATTTAGGAAGAGCAGTGATTAAATCCCGTTACGGACAAGTGAGTGCCGCTATTAAAGATGCGGAAACCGCTCAAGGTTTATTTGAAACTCAAAACAATTCTGAGGGTTATTTATTGTCCAGTCGTTTCGTTCAATTAGTGAAAGCAAGAGCCGAAGCCGAAGAAAAAGATGGTAATCAGGGAAGTCCTCAGTTCGTCCAAATAGTAAATTCGATCGCACCTATGGTCTTGAAATTATTTCTCCCTTGA
- a CDS encoding DUF4336 domain-containing protein, with protein sequence MSKKREQKWGWWFLLPLYPYQQRATIRQEVVEDTIWTFEQPHGLLYAVVPIRMTVIKLKQGGLLVYCPIAPTPECVKLMRELEARHGEVKYIIHSTSSGLEHKIFVAPFARRFPQAQIWCAPSQWSFPLNLPLSWLGFPPQRTYLLPEDWRETPFSDEFKYAMVDIDLSKGSFAEVALLHKSTETLLVTDAVIKIPPHPPAILELNPFPLLFHARETALDKLEDTPKNRLKGWQRICLFALYFRPSMVDTAPFKQLLQDAFKAPLRSRENYFGVYPFRWQSGWKQSFDAIASLKKPFVAPILETLILPQNPSTAINWANNIASWQFKQIIPAHFSAPIQATPLEFRQAFSFLETESNCPEKLYPSGNQQIFDRDSTFIKQLEATLIKLNIAKPPKLKRVQGEDNSSLFSQE encoded by the coding sequence TTGAGTAAAAAACGAGAGCAAAAATGGGGTTGGTGGTTTTTGCTACCCCTATATCCTTATCAACAACGGGCAACTATCAGACAGGAGGTTGTCGAGGATACTATTTGGACTTTTGAGCAACCTCACGGATTGCTTTATGCTGTTGTTCCTATTCGTATGACAGTAATAAAATTAAAGCAGGGTGGTTTATTAGTCTATTGCCCGATCGCACCTACTCCAGAATGTGTTAAATTGATGAGAGAATTAGAGGCACGTCATGGAGAAGTAAAATATATTATCCACTCTACCAGTTCAGGGTTAGAGCATAAAATTTTTGTTGCCCCTTTTGCCCGTCGTTTCCCTCAAGCTCAAATTTGGTGTGCTCCTAGTCAATGGAGTTTTCCCCTCAATTTGCCTTTATCATGGCTTGGTTTTCCCCCCCAACGCACCTATCTCTTACCTGAAGATTGGCGAGAAACACCCTTTTCTGATGAGTTTAAATATGCAATGGTTGACATTGATTTAAGTAAAGGCTCATTTGCAGAGGTTGCCTTATTACATAAATCCACAGAGACTTTATTAGTAACCGATGCGGTTATTAAAATTCCTCCTCATCCTCCAGCAATTCTTGAATTAAATCCTTTCCCCCTTCTTTTTCACGCTAGAGAAACCGCCTTAGATAAACTAGAAGATACCCCCAAAAATCGTCTTAAAGGATGGCAAAGAATTTGTCTATTTGCTCTCTATTTTCGTCCTAGTATGGTGGATACAGCCCCTTTCAAACAATTACTACAAGACGCATTTAAAGCACCATTACGCTCTCGTGAGAACTATTTTGGTGTTTATCCCTTCCGTTGGCAATCAGGGTGGAAACAGTCATTTGATGCGATCGCATCTTTAAAGAAACCTTTTGTTGCTCCCATCTTAGAAACACTGATTCTACCCCAAAATCCCTCTACTGCTATTAACTGGGCGAATAACATCGCCTCATGGCAATTTAAGCAAATTATTCCTGCTCATTTTTCCGCACCAATTCAGGCGACACCCCTTGAATTTCGTCAAGCCTTTTCTTTTTTAGAAACAGAGTCAAACTGCCCAGAAAAGCTCTATCCTAGCGGTAATCAACAGATTTTTGACCGAGATAGCACTTTTATTAAACAATTGGAAGCAACTTTAATTAAACTTAATATTGCCAAGCCACCTAAATTAAAAAGAGTTCAAGGTGAAGACAATTCCTCGCTTTTTTCGCAAGAATAA